The following proteins are co-located in the Polyangia bacterium genome:
- a CDS encoding DUF1565 domain-containing protein — MIGRWRLVTWAAVFFGGCGGGSTPVVADGMAALPSSVVRQGQTDITLTIDRSAGGLASPSRLDLGDVVATLRAGSSDRRLVLALEVPHGAAAGRRTLQVSTAAGELVFPDALEVTAITAGPAGADDSIGSAGAPFRSLKKALAVAGTDDTIQLLDGAYNTDGGEVWNYQTPAQLSLVGQSQAGTVLAGSAGGDGPTAAAATIGLRPAGGLTLRSLSMTGFGSAISVEAPAVLTLEDVRLADNQGDAVEVGAAAVGSTLTLQGKTWTISGAGAGVSVAAPQTTVSLQSGAIQVGGDGVTLGPQCTGCLVNVDQTVITSGGADNHALRIVAQGTPLGTKTTVTAATLNGDIYVDDATGTASVTGTRITEAFDNNGVFFNGTLLTMKDSQIAVSTLYYGVQLQDGMMSLSGVTIDGGTYGIYHSAGTAALRNTTIKNFSFVGYYLSMGDLDLGTKDDTGGNAFVAPDSGYGLYVARLGEAKPVTCSNTSFNGETPAAGDVTGAVDDKGHYFINVGEVVSFSVR; from the coding sequence GTGATCGGGCGCTGGCGCCTGGTCACCTGGGCGGCCGTTTTCTTCGGCGGCTGCGGCGGTGGATCCACGCCCGTGGTCGCCGACGGGATGGCCGCGCTGCCCAGCAGCGTGGTTCGCCAAGGGCAGACCGACATCACCCTGACCATCGATCGATCGGCGGGCGGCCTGGCAAGTCCATCGCGCCTGGATCTGGGCGACGTCGTGGCGACCCTCCGCGCCGGCAGCAGCGATCGCCGCCTGGTGCTGGCGCTGGAGGTTCCGCACGGCGCGGCCGCCGGCAGACGGACCCTGCAGGTTTCGACGGCGGCCGGCGAGCTGGTCTTCCCCGACGCGCTTGAGGTCACCGCCATCACCGCCGGTCCCGCCGGCGCCGACGACAGCATCGGCAGCGCCGGGGCGCCGTTCCGCTCGCTGAAAAAAGCGCTGGCCGTGGCGGGCACCGACGACACCATCCAGTTGCTGGACGGCGCTTACAACACCGACGGTGGCGAAGTCTGGAATTATCAGACGCCGGCCCAGCTGTCCCTGGTCGGGCAGTCGCAAGCGGGCACCGTGCTGGCGGGTTCAGCGGGCGGCGACGGCCCGACGGCCGCGGCGGCGACAATTGGATTGCGGCCAGCCGGCGGCCTGACGTTGCGGTCTTTGTCGATGACCGGGTTTGGCAGCGCGATCTCTGTCGAAGCACCGGCCGTGCTGACTCTGGAAGACGTGCGGCTGGCGGACAATCAAGGCGACGCCGTGGAGGTGGGCGCGGCCGCCGTCGGCTCGACGCTGACGCTGCAAGGAAAAACCTGGACCATCAGCGGGGCCGGCGCCGGGGTGTCGGTGGCGGCGCCTCAGACCACCGTCTCTCTGCAGTCGGGCGCCATCCAGGTCGGCGGCGACGGCGTCACGCTGGGCCCGCAGTGCACCGGCTGCTTGGTGAACGTTGACCAGACCGTCATCACCAGCGGCGGCGCCGACAACCACGCCCTGCGCATCGTTGCCCAGGGCACGCCGCTTGGAACCAAGACCACCGTCACCGCCGCGACGTTGAACGGCGACATCTACGTCGACGACGCCACCGGTACGGCGTCGGTGACCGGCACCCGCATCACCGAGGCCTTCGACAACAACGGCGTCTTCTTCAACGGCACCTTGCTGACCATGAAAGACAGCCAGATCGCCGTCTCGACACTTTATTACGGCGTTCAATTGCAAGACGGGATGATGTCTCTGTCAGGCGTGACCATCGACGGCGGAACCTACGGCATCTATCACTCGGCCGGAACGGCGGCGCTGCGGAACACGACAATCAAGAACTTCTCGTTCGTCGGATATTACCTGTCGATGGGCGATCTCGATTTGGGCACCAAAGACGACACTGGCGGCAACGCCTTCGTCGCGCCGGACAGCGGTTATGGCCTTTATGTCGCGCGCCTCGGCGAGGCCAAGCCCGTCACCTGCAGCAACACCAGCTTCAACGGCGAGACGCCAGCCGCCGGCGACGTCACCGGCGCGGTCGACGACAAAGGCCACTACTTCATCAACGTCGGCGAGGTGGTCTCTTTTTCCGTGCGATAG
- a CDS encoding inorganic phosphate transporter, with protein sequence MAVVVAIVLVALVFDYINGFHDAANSIATIVSTRVLTPRWAVAWAAFFNFIAFVIFPLHVAHTIGKGIIDPRIIDDSVLLAALSGAIIWNLITWWYGLPSSSSHALVGGLIGAGVTKSGLSVINVNGVTKVALFIVLSPVLGLVLGGAMMVLVAWLLRRQTPGKVDRWFRRLQFLSAALFSLGHGGNDAQKTMGIIMALLVAKGYLASTAEVPWWVVVTCSLAMGLGTLSGGWRIVRTMGMRLTKLKPFGGFCAETGAASMLFVASALGVPVSTTHTITGGIVGVGLVNNPAGVRWGVALRIVWAWVFTIQSAAIVAAAVYALLRAVKL encoded by the coding sequence ATGGCTGTCGTTGTCGCCATCGTTCTGGTCGCGCTGGTCTTTGACTATATCAACGGGTTTCACGATGCGGCGAACTCGATCGCCACCATCGTCTCGACCCGGGTGTTGACGCCGCGCTGGGCGGTGGCCTGGGCGGCGTTCTTCAACTTCATCGCCTTCGTGATCTTTCCGCTGCACGTGGCCCACACTATCGGCAAAGGGATCATCGACCCGCGGATCATCGACGACTCCGTGCTGCTGGCGGCGCTGTCCGGGGCGATCATCTGGAACTTGATCACCTGGTGGTACGGGTTGCCGTCCAGCTCGTCACACGCTCTCGTGGGCGGTCTCATCGGCGCGGGCGTCACCAAGAGCGGCCTGTCGGTGATCAACGTTAACGGCGTCACCAAGGTCGCCTTGTTCATCGTCCTGTCTCCGGTGCTGGGCCTGGTCCTGGGCGGCGCGATGATGGTGCTGGTAGCCTGGCTTTTGCGCCGGCAAACCCCGGGCAAAGTCGACCGCTGGTTTCGCCGGCTGCAGTTCCTGTCGGCGGCGTTGTTCAGCCTGGGTCACGGCGGCAACGACGCTCAGAAGACCATGGGCATCATCATGGCGTTGCTGGTCGCCAAGGGTTATCTCGCCAGCACCGCCGAGGTGCCGTGGTGGGTGGTGGTGACCTGCTCGCTGGCCATGGGCCTCGGGACCCTGTCCGGGGGCTGGCGCATCGTTCGCACCATGGGTATGCGCCTGACCAAGCTGAAGCCGTTCGGCGGCTTCTGCGCCGAGACCGGCGCCGCGTCGATGCTGTTTGTGGCCAGCGCGCTGGGCGTGCCGGTCTCGACCACGCACACCATCACCGGCGGCATCGTCGGCGTGGGGCTGGTGAACAATCCGGCCGGCGTGCGCTGGGGCGTGGCCCTGCGCATCGTCTGGGCCTGGGTGTTCACCATCCAATCGGCGGCCATCGTCGCGGCCGCCGTCTACGCCCTGCTTCGCGCCGTCAAGTTGTAA
- a CDS encoding cupin domain-containing protein, with protein MPPAVKRIDVRRFDPAKMQKLNLFETERFFCDVYCLLPQQEQKPHAHAGADKVYVVLEGSVVATVGDESVSLLAGDSVLAPAGSAHGITNQGAAPAAVLVFMAPKP; from the coding sequence ATGCCGCCCGCAGTGAAGAGGATCGACGTGCGCCGGTTCGATCCGGCGAAGATGCAGAAGCTGAACCTGTTCGAGACCGAACGGTTCTTCTGCGACGTGTACTGTCTTTTGCCCCAGCAAGAACAGAAGCCCCACGCCCACGCTGGCGCCGACAAGGTCTACGTCGTCCTGGAAGGCTCCGTGGTGGCGACGGTCGGCGATGAATCCGTGTCTTTACTGGCCGGCGACAGTGTGCTGGCCCCGGCCGGCAGCGCCCACGGCATCACCAATCAAGGCGCGGCGCCGGCGGCCGTGCTGGTCTTCATGGCACCCAAGCCGTGA
- a CDS encoding ABC transporter ATP-binding protein, producing the protein MSTAHVLRRLWRLAWSYRRECLSALGLQVALLLLGMAGLALGGLSIDVVRHTLDANAPAPRWPLGLRPPAGTSPILVVALLGGLALIAAGMRAFFNYHYAVGVNRLVQGEIVPTLRSQVYAKMQRLAFRFFDANASGALLNRTTSDVQAVRSFVDAVLIQSLIMLLSLGLYLGYMLRHNVALTLSCLASTPFLIAVTMFFSRRVQPAYAVNRAQMDDLVLRMSESIQGMAVVRRFAAEEILEADLNRRNRKVRDGQQKIFQQISLFSPTIGLLTHVNIIVLMAYGGTLVFRQALSLGDLVVFAGLLQQFSTQVTNMATVINTLQESLIGARRVFEVLDAPIEIESPPAPQALPAMAGAVHFDNVTFAYGQGRRAALEAIDLDVRPGTCVALLGAAGSGKSTLLSLIPRFHDPTNGCVRVDGIDLRALDIDQLRRQIGVVFQDSFLFSHTIAANIAFGQPDAPREAVERAACTAGADGFVRALPQGYDTVLSEAGANLSGGQRQRLAMARALLRQPRILLMDDPTAAVDAETARDIWAALSVTMSGRTTFVATHAPPLLQRADIILILDGGRIVERGTYAELAARQGGRLLALLGEGGDEHHPDAAPPAAATGVSGGII; encoded by the coding sequence ATGTCCACCGCACACGTGCTGCGACGGCTTTGGCGCCTGGCCTGGAGTTACCGCCGCGAGTGTCTGAGCGCGCTGGGCCTGCAGGTGGCTTTGCTGTTGCTGGGCATGGCCGGCCTGGCGCTGGGCGGGCTCTCCATCGATGTGGTTCGCCACACGCTGGACGCGAACGCGCCGGCGCCGCGCTGGCCGCTTGGTCTGCGGCCGCCGGCCGGCACGTCGCCGATCTTGGTCGTGGCGCTGCTGGGCGGTCTGGCGCTGATCGCCGCCGGGATGCGCGCGTTCTTCAACTATCACTACGCCGTCGGCGTCAACCGCCTGGTCCAGGGCGAGATCGTCCCGACGTTGCGTTCTCAGGTGTACGCGAAGATGCAGCGCCTGGCCTTTCGCTTTTTCGACGCCAACGCCAGCGGCGCCCTTTTGAACCGCACCACCAGCGACGTGCAGGCAGTGCGGTCGTTCGTCGACGCAGTGTTGATTCAAAGCCTGATCATGCTGCTGTCGCTGGGCCTGTACCTCGGTTACATGCTCCGGCACAACGTGGCCCTGACCTTGTCGTGCCTGGCCAGCACGCCGTTTCTGATCGCCGTGACGATGTTCTTCTCCCGGCGCGTGCAGCCGGCGTACGCCGTCAACCGGGCGCAGATGGACGACCTGGTCCTGCGCATGTCGGAGAGCATTCAGGGCATGGCGGTGGTGCGCCGGTTCGCCGCGGAAGAGATTCTTGAAGCCGATCTCAATCGCCGCAACCGCAAGGTCCGCGACGGCCAGCAGAAGATCTTCCAGCAGATCAGCCTGTTTTCGCCGACCATCGGCCTGCTCACGCACGTGAACATCATCGTGCTTATGGCTTACGGCGGGACCCTGGTATTCCGGCAGGCGCTGTCGCTGGGCGATCTGGTGGTGTTCGCCGGTTTGCTGCAGCAGTTCTCGACCCAGGTGACGAACATGGCGACCGTCATCAATACGCTGCAGGAAAGCTTGATTGGCGCCCGCCGCGTGTTCGAGGTGCTGGACGCGCCGATCGAGATCGAAAGCCCGCCGGCACCGCAAGCCTTGCCGGCCATGGCAGGCGCCGTGCACTTTGACAACGTCACGTTCGCTTACGGACAGGGCCGCCGGGCGGCGCTGGAAGCGATCGATCTCGACGTTCGGCCGGGGACCTGCGTGGCGCTGCTGGGCGCGGCCGGTTCCGGCAAGAGCACGCTGCTGAGTTTGATCCCGCGCTTTCACGATCCCACCAACGGCTGCGTCCGCGTCGACGGCATCGACCTGCGCGCGCTGGACATCGATCAACTGCGCCGGCAGATCGGGGTGGTCTTTCAGGACAGCTTTCTTTTCAGCCACACCATCGCCGCCAACATCGCCTTCGGCCAACCAGACGCCCCGCGCGAGGCGGTCGAGCGCGCCGCCTGCACCGCCGGCGCCGACGGCTTCGTGCGCGCGCTGCCGCAGGGCTATGACACCGTCCTCAGCGAAGCGGGCGCCAACCTTTCCGGCGGGCAGCGGCAGCGACTGGCCATGGCGCGCGCCCTCCTGCGGCAGCCGCGCATCTTGTTGATGGACGATCCCACCGCCGCCGTCGACGCCGAGACGGCGCGCGACATCTGGGCCGCGCTTTCGGTCACCATGTCCGGCCGCACCACCTTCGTCGCCACCCACGCCCCACCCTTGCTGCAGCGGGCGGACATCATTCTGATCCTCGACGGTGGCCGCATCGTCGAGCGCGGCACCTACGCCGAGCTGGCCGCGCGCCAGGGCGGCCGCTTGCTGGCGCTGCTGGGCGAAGGCGGCGACGAACACCACCCCGATGCCGCCCCGCCCGCCGCCGCGACCGGTGTCAGCGGAGGGATCATTTGA
- a CDS encoding response regulator yields the protein MTGGSVGAARAILLVDDDEIFRERLARALRERGYDVVTATAHEAALRAAQGRRFDFAVVDLKMPGPSGLDVVRDLRAVSDVTRVVMLTGYGSIPSTVEALRRGAHDYLCKPVDADDIIAALESEQRPPGPASDTPPPAPSLARAEWEHINRVLGDCGGNVSQAARRLGIARRTLQLKLKKYPPRQ from the coding sequence GTGACCGGCGGCAGTGTCGGCGCGGCGCGCGCCATCCTGCTGGTCGACGACGATGAGATCTTTCGCGAACGCCTGGCTCGCGCACTGCGCGAGCGCGGCTACGACGTCGTCACCGCCACCGCACACGAGGCGGCGCTGCGGGCGGCGCAGGGGCGGCGTTTTGACTTCGCGGTGGTGGACCTGAAAATGCCGGGGCCGTCGGGCCTGGACGTGGTTCGCGACTTGAGAGCGGTCAGCGACGTTACCCGGGTGGTGATGCTGACCGGGTACGGCAGCATCCCTTCCACAGTCGAGGCGTTGCGCCGTGGGGCGCACGACTATCTCTGCAAGCCGGTCGACGCCGACGACATCATCGCCGCGCTGGAGAGCGAGCAGCGACCGCCCGGGCCGGCGTCCGACACGCCACCGCCGGCGCCCAGCCTGGCCCGCGCCGAGTGGGAGCACATCAACCGCGTCCTCGGCGATTGTGGCGGCAACGTCTCGCAGGCGGCCCGCCGTCTGGGGATCGCGCGGCGGACGCTGCAGCTCAAACTGAAAAAATATCCGCCCCGGCAATAG
- a CDS encoding ATP-binding protein — protein MARVAAPNEINLPWLVRLRWGAVAGQLITIGVVKLGLDVPLPVAPLLALVGVEAASNAGWALRRSPAGVRDWWLGATMVLDVLVFSGLLFFTGGPVNPFSFLYLVPIALAAVILNTAWTWALVLLSLACSAVLFAWHRPLELGDSHAEHMTLHLRGMWVAFGVGAAFIVYFLRRIRRALAEREEELAGSRNLAARQEKLAALATMAAGAAHELATPLATIALVAKELERHAVQAVAAGPVIEDVRLVRSQVDRCRDILTRMSVDAGEAMGESFVASAVGTLLSRSLEGLSGAAQIQTSIDPRLSDIRLRVPERALAEAIRGVLKNAQDASPSGASPRVTVRRVDDVVQFVVADRGPGIAPEILRRIGEPFFTTKPPGQGMGLGVFLARTVVERLGGDLQLRSEAGTGTVATIVVPIGPELT, from the coding sequence ATGGCTCGCGTGGCGGCGCCGAACGAGATCAATCTTCCCTGGCTGGTCAGGCTGCGCTGGGGCGCGGTGGCCGGACAGTTGATCACCATCGGCGTGGTGAAGCTGGGCCTGGACGTGCCGCTACCGGTGGCGCCGTTGCTGGCGCTGGTCGGCGTGGAGGCGGCCAGCAACGCCGGCTGGGCTTTGCGTCGCTCGCCGGCCGGTGTGCGCGACTGGTGGCTGGGCGCCACCATGGTGCTGGACGTACTGGTGTTCAGCGGCCTGCTGTTCTTTACCGGCGGGCCGGTCAATCCATTCAGTTTTTTGTATTTGGTTCCGATCGCGTTGGCGGCGGTGATTCTCAACACCGCCTGGACCTGGGCGCTGGTGCTCTTGTCTCTGGCCTGTTCGGCCGTGCTGTTCGCCTGGCATCGCCCGCTGGAATTGGGTGATTCTCACGCCGAGCACATGACGTTGCACTTGCGCGGCATGTGGGTGGCGTTCGGGGTGGGCGCGGCGTTCATCGTGTATTTCCTGCGCCGCATTCGGCGCGCGCTGGCCGAGCGCGAGGAGGAGCTGGCGGGCTCGCGCAATCTGGCCGCCCGTCAAGAAAAGCTGGCCGCGCTGGCCACCATGGCGGCGGGCGCCGCGCACGAGCTGGCGACGCCGCTGGCGACGATCGCTCTGGTGGCCAAGGAGCTCGAGCGCCACGCCGTCCAAGCGGTGGCGGCCGGCCCGGTGATTGAAGACGTGCGGCTGGTGCGCAGCCAGGTTGATCGCTGCCGCGACATTCTGACTCGCATGAGTGTCGACGCCGGCGAAGCGATGGGAGAGAGCTTCGTGGCGTCCGCGGTGGGCACGCTGCTCTCGCGATCGTTGGAAGGACTGTCGGGCGCGGCGCAGATCCAGACGTCGATTGATCCCCGCCTGTCGGACATCAGGCTGCGCGTGCCGGAGCGGGCGCTGGCCGAAGCGATTCGCGGCGTGCTGAAGAACGCTCAGGACGCTTCGCCCTCGGGCGCGTCGCCCCGGGTGACCGTGCGGCGCGTGGACGACGTGGTCCAGTTCGTGGTCGCCGATCGCGGTCCGGGGATCGCGCCGGAGATCTTGCGGCGTATCGGCGAGCCGTTCTTCACCACCAAGCCGCCGGGGCAGGGGATGGGCCTGGGCGTCTTTCTCGCGCGCACCGTCGTCGAGCGATTGGGCGGCGATCTGCAGCTGCGATCGGAGGCCGGCACCGGCACCGTCGCCACCATCGTTGTTCCCATCGGTCCGGAGCTGACGTGA
- a CDS encoding DUF47 family protein translates to MRLLPNDRSFFAQFEQQGKKTVEGCKAFLAMVEAPGDLESQAARISQIENECDEITHAVVEGLHRTFITPIDRNDIYTLISKMDDIMDLVEAAADRLSLYEIHTMTRELGDLARCLVTSAEHVLGAVSGIRDLHHPSGILDHCIEINRLENVADKILRSALARLFREERDPIAVIKWKELYETLESATDRCEDVANIIEGVVLENT, encoded by the coding sequence ATGAGGTTGCTTCCCAATGATCGGTCTTTCTTTGCCCAGTTCGAGCAGCAAGGCAAAAAGACGGTTGAAGGCTGCAAGGCGTTCCTGGCCATGGTCGAAGCGCCGGGCGATCTGGAATCGCAAGCCGCGCGCATCAGCCAGATCGAAAACGAGTGCGACGAGATCACCCACGCGGTGGTCGAAGGTCTGCACCGCACGTTCATCACCCCCATCGATCGCAACGACATCTACACGCTGATCAGCAAGATGGATGACATCATGGACCTGGTCGAGGCGGCGGCCGATCGCCTTTCGCTGTACGAGATCCACACCATGACCCGCGAGCTCGGCGATCTGGCGCGCTGCCTGGTCACCAGCGCCGAGCACGTGCTGGGCGCGGTGTCCGGCATCCGCGACCTGCACCACCCGAGCGGCATTCTCGATCACTGCATCGAGATCAACCGCCTGGAGAACGTCGCTGACAAGATCCTGCGCAGCGCCCTGGCCCGGCTGTTCCGCGAAGAGCGCGATCCGATCGCCGTCATCAAGTGGAAAGAGCTGTACGAGACCCTGGAATCCGCCACCGATCGCTGCGAAGACGTCGCCAACATCATCGAGGGCGTCGTCCTCGAGAACACCTAG
- the pepF gene encoding oligoendopeptidase F, whose amino-acid sequence MRRTRLAVVCFGVIGMTATFALAGERKDVPDKYKWNLADLYPSEAVWTKAKDELSQRLPELAKFRGHLGKSPKEMLAALQAMFDLDRDLSRLSVYANSLSDEDLRAARPREMKQAAEELATAFSSACSWVRPEILTLDPAKVRKFVAQEPKLGPYRVYLEETLRRKPHTLGAAEERVAAEAGELERAGGEVHGVLSNADLPYPTIKLSTGESVRLDASAFTLHRQERNRADREKVFASFFGALKTYERTMGATLAAAVKSHLFEKRVRHFDSALQAALFQDNIPTTVYKQLLSDVHRSLPTLHRYLTLRKRMLGVDVLRYQDLYVPLVASVDMHFEPDEARAITLDALAPLGKEYTEALRKGFESRWTDYLPSTGKRSGAYSTGVYGVHPYQLLNFNGRYEDLTTLAHESGHSMHTFLSHGAQPYPTADYPIFVAEVASTFNENLLIHYMLDRAKDDATRLFLLGTLLDGLRTTLFRQTQFAEFELAFHEQAERGEPLTGENLSTLYLKIARDYYGHDKKVCQVDDLLAIEWAYVPHFYYDFYVYQYATSMVASTSLARAVRQEAKTGKTARRDAYLKMLASGSASYAIDLLKAAGVDMTTSAPFDAAIAEMNATMDELEKIVDRQAKPGAAPPAKH is encoded by the coding sequence ATGCGCCGTACGCGTCTGGCCGTCGTCTGCTTTGGGGTCATTGGCATGACTGCAACGTTCGCTTTGGCCGGGGAGCGCAAGGACGTCCCCGACAAATACAAATGGAACCTGGCGGATCTGTATCCGTCGGAGGCGGTGTGGACCAAGGCCAAGGACGAGCTCAGCCAGCGTCTGCCGGAGCTGGCCAAGTTTCGCGGCCACCTGGGCAAGTCGCCGAAAGAGATGCTGGCGGCGCTGCAGGCGATGTTCGATCTCGATCGCGATCTGTCGCGGCTGTCGGTTTACGCCAACAGTTTGTCGGACGAAGACCTCCGGGCGGCGCGCCCGCGCGAGATGAAGCAAGCAGCGGAAGAGCTGGCCACGGCGTTCTCGTCGGCGTGCTCGTGGGTGCGGCCCGAGATCTTGACGCTGGATCCGGCCAAGGTGCGCAAGTTCGTGGCCCAGGAACCAAAGCTGGGGCCGTACCGCGTGTATCTGGAAGAGACGCTGCGCCGCAAGCCACACACCTTGGGCGCGGCCGAAGAGCGGGTGGCCGCCGAAGCGGGTGAGCTCGAACGCGCCGGCGGCGAGGTGCACGGCGTGCTGTCCAACGCCGACTTGCCATATCCGACCATCAAATTGTCCACCGGCGAATCGGTGCGCCTGGACGCTTCGGCGTTCACCTTGCACCGCCAGGAGCGCAATCGCGCCGATCGAGAAAAGGTGTTCGCGTCTTTCTTCGGCGCGCTCAAGACCTACGAACGCACCATGGGCGCCACGCTGGCGGCCGCGGTCAAGTCGCACCTGTTCGAAAAGCGCGTGCGCCACTTTGATTCCGCGCTGCAAGCGGCCCTGTTCCAGGACAACATCCCCACCACCGTCTACAAGCAGCTGCTCTCCGACGTGCACCGCAGCTTGCCGACGCTGCACCGGTATCTGACTCTGCGCAAACGGATGCTGGGAGTGGATGTCCTGCGCTATCAAGATCTGTACGTGCCGCTGGTGGCCAGCGTGGACATGCACTTTGAACCCGACGAAGCGCGGGCCATCACCCTGGACGCGCTGGCGCCGCTGGGCAAGGAGTACACCGAAGCGCTTCGCAAAGGGTTCGAGAGTCGCTGGACGGATTATCTGCCGTCGACCGGCAAACGGTCGGGCGCGTATTCAACCGGTGTTTACGGCGTGCACCCGTATCAACTGTTGAACTTCAACGGACGGTATGAAGACCTGACCACGTTGGCGCACGAATCGGGACACTCGATGCACACGTTCCTGTCGCACGGCGCCCAGCCGTACCCGACCGCGGACTATCCGATCTTCGTGGCCGAGGTGGCTTCGACCTTCAATGAAAATTTATTGATTCATTACATGCTGGACCGGGCGAAAGACGACGCCACCCGGCTGTTCCTGCTGGGCACGCTGCTGGACGGCCTGCGCACCACGTTGTTCCGGCAAACCCAGTTCGCCGAGTTCGAGCTGGCCTTTCACGAACAGGCCGAGCGTGGCGAGCCGCTGACCGGCGAGAATCTATCGACGCTGTATTTGAAGATCGCCCGCGACTATTACGGGCACGACAAGAAGGTCTGCCAGGTCGACGATCTGCTGGCCATCGAGTGGGCCTACGTTCCCCACTTTTATTACGACTTTTACGTCTACCAGTACGCCACCAGCATGGTCGCCTCGACGTCGCTGGCCCGGGCGGTTCGGCAAGAGGCGAAGACCGGCAAGACCGCCCGCCGCGACGCCTATCTGAAGATGCTGGCTTCGGGCAGCGCCAGTTATGCGATCGATCTTTTGAAAGCAGCGGGCGTGGACATGACCACCTCGGCGCCTTTCGACGCCGCCATCGCCGAAATGAACGCGACTATGGACGAGCTGGAAAAGATCGTGGATCGCCAGGCCAAGCCAGGCGCAGCGCCGCCGGCCAAACATTGA
- a CDS encoding VOC family protein, producing the protein MVDHVSLRVSDIGRALGFYKPALAAIGYQVIAEYPEAIGLGQGGKPDFWLTKTEQPIGPSHVALACSRAQVDAFHAAALAAGGTDNGSPGARPEYHPHYYASFAFDLDGNNIEAVCHEDPTAPAKAKAVAKASASKAKTKPKAKLKAKSKAAAPKKAAAKKAKPVPKKKAAKKRR; encoded by the coding sequence ATGGTCGACCACGTCAGCTTGCGCGTTTCGGACATCGGGCGAGCGCTGGGCTTCTACAAGCCGGCGCTGGCCGCCATCGGCTACCAGGTGATCGCCGAGTATCCAGAGGCCATCGGCCTCGGCCAAGGAGGGAAACCGGATTTCTGGCTGACCAAGACGGAGCAGCCGATCGGTCCCTCGCACGTCGCCCTCGCTTGCTCGCGGGCGCAGGTGGATGCCTTTCACGCCGCCGCTCTCGCCGCGGGCGGCACCGACAACGGCAGCCCGGGAGCGCGTCCCGAGTACCATCCGCATTACTACGCGTCGTTCGCCTTCGATCTCGACGGCAACAACATCGAAGCCGTCTGCCACGAAGATCCCACCGCGCCGGCCAAAGCAAAAGCCGTGGCCAAGGCGTCCGCGTCGAAGGCGAAAACCAAGCCCAAGGCCAAGTTGAAGGCCAAGAGCAAAGCCGCCGCGCCGAAAAAGGCCGCCGCGAAAAAAGCCAAACCAGTCCCCAAGAAAAAAGCCGCCAAGAAGCGCCGCTAG